In Carassius carassius chromosome 5, fCarCar2.1, whole genome shotgun sequence, one genomic interval encodes:
- the mapkapk5 gene encoding MAP kinase-activated protein kinase 5 isoform X3, which yields MSEDTSVDRFIKETSILEEYNINWTQKLGAGISGPVRVCVKKSAQERFALKILIDRPKARNEVRLHMMCASHPNIVKIMEVYANSVQFPHESSPRARLLIVMEMMEGGELFHRISQHKHFTEKMASQVTKQDAPVKLCDFGFAKIDQGDLMTPQFTPYYVAPQVLEAQRRHQKEKSGIIPTSPTPYTYNKSCDLWSLGVIVYVMLCGYPPFYSKHHSRTIPKDMRKKIMTGSFDFPEEEWSQISEMAKDIVRKLLKVKPEERLTIEGMLAHPWLNCTEALDNVLPSAQMMMDKAVVAGIQQAHAEQLANMRIQDLNVNLKPLNSVNNPILRKRKLLGTKPSDELFINDPENEVQDTNVALEKLRDVIAQCILPQAGDNEDEKLNEVMHEAWRFNRDCKLLRDGLQGLSWDGRSFSDKVDRLKLAEIVKQAIEEKTNLQDSQ from the exons GAGACATCCATCTTGGAAGAGTATAACATCAATTGGACACAGAAGCTAGGAGCTGGGATCAGTGGTCCTGTGAG GGTATGTGTGAAGAAGTCAGCACAAGAACGGTTTGCCCTGAAAATTTTGATTGACAGACCCAAAGCCCGCAATGAG gtTAGGCTACATATGATGTGTGCCTCTCACCCCAACATTGTGAAAATAATGGAGGTGTATGCCAACAGTGTACAGTTTCCCCATGAATCCAGTCCAAG GGCAAGGTTACTGATTGTCATGGAAATGATGGAAGGTGGCGAGTTGTTCCACAGAATCAGTCAGCACAAGCACTTTACAGAGAAGATGGCCAGCCAGGTCACTAAACAG GATGCTCCTGTAAAACTGTGTGATTTTGGTTTTGCCAAAATCGACCAAGGTGATTTAATGACCCCACAGTTCACGCCGTACTATGTAGCACCGCAG GTGCTGGAGGCACAGAGACGCCACCAGAAAGAAAAGTCTGGAATTATTCCTACCTCACCCACGCCTTACACATACAACAAG AGCTGTGACTTATGGTCCTTAGGGGTGATCGTCTATGTAATGCTCTGCGGATATCCTCCATTTTACTCCAAACACCACAGCCGTACTATCCCAAAAGATATGCGCAAAAAAATCATGACTGGCAGCTTTGACTTCCCAGAGGAGGAGTGGAGTCAAATATCTGAAATGGCCAAGGACATTGTTCGCAA GCTACTTAAAGTAAAGCCCGAGGAGAGACTAACCATAGAGGGAATGTTAGCCCATCCCTGGCTCAACTGCACTGAAGCGCTGGACAATGTGCTTCCGTCTGCTCAAATGATGATGGACAAG GCAGTTGTGGCTGGAATCCAACAGGCCCATGCTGAACAACTTGCCAACATGAGGATACAGGACCTGAATGTCAATCTAAAGCCACTCAACTCAGTCAACAACCCCATTTTGAGAAAGAGAAAGCTACTTGG CACCAAACCTAGTGATGAACTTTTCATCAATGATCCTGAGAATGAGGTACAAGACACCAACGTGGCTCTGGAAAAACTACGAGATGTAATCGCACAGTGCATCTTACCACAGGCTG GTGACAATGAGGATGAGAAGCTAAATGAAGTTATGCATGAAGCGTGGCGATTCAATCGAGATTGTAAACTACTCAGAGATGGTTTGCAAGGGTTAAGTTGGGATG GTAGATCATTTTCAGACAAAGTAGATCGCTTAAAGCTGGCTGAAATTGTCAAACAGGCCATTGAAGAAAAGACAAATTTACAGGACTCCCAATAG
- the mapkapk5 gene encoding MAP kinase-activated protein kinase 5 isoform X1 produces the protein MSEDTSVDRFIKETSILEEYNINWTQKLGAGISGPVRVCVKKSAQERFALKILIDRPKARNEVRLHMMCASHPNIVKIMEVYANSVQFPHESSPRARLLIVMEMMEGGELFHRISQHKHFTEKMASQVTKQISLALQHCHSLNIAHRDLKPENLLFKDNSLDAPVKLCDFGFAKIDQGDLMTPQFTPYYVAPQVLEAQRRHQKEKSGIIPTSPTPYTYNKSCDLWSLGVIVYVMLCGYPPFYSKHHSRTIPKDMRKKIMTGSFDFPEEEWSQISEMAKDIVRKLLKVKPEERLTIEGMLAHPWLNCTEALDNVLPSAQMMMDKAVVAGIQQAHAEQLANMRIQDLNVNLKPLNSVNNPILRKRKLLGTKPSDELFINDPENEVQDTNVALEKLRDVIAQCILPQAGDNEDEKLNEVMHEAWRFNRDCKLLRDGLQGLSWDGRSFSDKVDRLKLAEIVKQAIEEKTNLQDSQ, from the exons GAGACATCCATCTTGGAAGAGTATAACATCAATTGGACACAGAAGCTAGGAGCTGGGATCAGTGGTCCTGTGAG GGTATGTGTGAAGAAGTCAGCACAAGAACGGTTTGCCCTGAAAATTTTGATTGACAGACCCAAAGCCCGCAATGAG gtTAGGCTACATATGATGTGTGCCTCTCACCCCAACATTGTGAAAATAATGGAGGTGTATGCCAACAGTGTACAGTTTCCCCATGAATCCAGTCCAAG GGCAAGGTTACTGATTGTCATGGAAATGATGGAAGGTGGCGAGTTGTTCCACAGAATCAGTCAGCACAAGCACTTTACAGAGAAGATGGCCAGCCAGGTCACTAAACAG ATAAGCCTTGCATTACAACACTGTCATTCATTAAATATTGCACATCGAGACCTGAAACCAGAGAACCTGCTCTTCAAGGACAATTCACTG GATGCTCCTGTAAAACTGTGTGATTTTGGTTTTGCCAAAATCGACCAAGGTGATTTAATGACCCCACAGTTCACGCCGTACTATGTAGCACCGCAG GTGCTGGAGGCACAGAGACGCCACCAGAAAGAAAAGTCTGGAATTATTCCTACCTCACCCACGCCTTACACATACAACAAG AGCTGTGACTTATGGTCCTTAGGGGTGATCGTCTATGTAATGCTCTGCGGATATCCTCCATTTTACTCCAAACACCACAGCCGTACTATCCCAAAAGATATGCGCAAAAAAATCATGACTGGCAGCTTTGACTTCCCAGAGGAGGAGTGGAGTCAAATATCTGAAATGGCCAAGGACATTGTTCGCAA GCTACTTAAAGTAAAGCCCGAGGAGAGACTAACCATAGAGGGAATGTTAGCCCATCCCTGGCTCAACTGCACTGAAGCGCTGGACAATGTGCTTCCGTCTGCTCAAATGATGATGGACAAG GCAGTTGTGGCTGGAATCCAACAGGCCCATGCTGAACAACTTGCCAACATGAGGATACAGGACCTGAATGTCAATCTAAAGCCACTCAACTCAGTCAACAACCCCATTTTGAGAAAGAGAAAGCTACTTGG CACCAAACCTAGTGATGAACTTTTCATCAATGATCCTGAGAATGAGGTACAAGACACCAACGTGGCTCTGGAAAAACTACGAGATGTAATCGCACAGTGCATCTTACCACAGGCTG GTGACAATGAGGATGAGAAGCTAAATGAAGTTATGCATGAAGCGTGGCGATTCAATCGAGATTGTAAACTACTCAGAGATGGTTTGCAAGGGTTAAGTTGGGATG GTAGATCATTTTCAGACAAAGTAGATCGCTTAAAGCTGGCTGAAATTGTCAAACAGGCCATTGAAGAAAAGACAAATTTACAGGACTCCCAATAG
- the kiss1rb gene encoding LOW QUALITY PROTEIN: KISS1 receptor b (The sequence of the model RefSeq protein was modified relative to this genomic sequence to represent the inferred CDS: inserted 2 bases in 1 codon; substituted 1 base at 1 genomic stop codon), translating into MHLLEILAAHFQSFSETLHLPQLHLYRSVRGYFICYLSAIIVDHFYLTDYLLQSLRQRIPQMALSVCTTFWICMKIIPNSISGISISSLVHCFHFPLSFIKKAXILYCFLAVYLLPLIIICMCYTFMLKHMGQATVEPIHGCDHMLQTLAERVEAVYTRVSRMVVVMVLLFLVCWGPIQILILFQAFCSEDVSHSYTXYKLKIWAQCVSYSNSSVNFRSYTFRGANFRKAFRSVFCLIFKRNTRTTELPTFNTEKNFLSSQL; encoded by the exons ATGCATTTACTTGAGATTCTTGCAGCACACTTTCAGAgtttctctgaaaccctccaccttccccagctccacctgtatagatctgttaggggttattttatatgctatttgtctGCAATTATTGTGGATCATTTTTACTTGACCGATTATCTATTACAGTCCCTCCGTCAAAGAATACCACAGATGGCTCTGTCTGTATGCACCACTTTTTGGATATGTatgaaaatcattccaaacagtATAAGTGGAATCTCAATTTCATCACTG GTTCATTGCTTTCATTTCCCTCTCTCGTTTATAAAAAAGGCTTAGATTCTTTACTGCTTCTTGGCTGTTTACCTGCTGCCTCTGATCATCATCTGCATGTGTTACACTTTCATGTTGAAACACATGGGTCAAGCCACGGTGGAGCCCATTCATGGATGTGATCACATG CTGCAGACGTTAGCAGAACGGGTTGAAGCAGTGTACACCAGAGTATCCAGAATGGTGGTTGTGATGGTGCTGCTGTTTCTGGTCTGCTGGGGTCCAATCCAGATACTGATTCTCTTCCAAGCATTCTGTTCTGAAGATGTGAGTCACAGCTACAC CTACAAACTAAAGATCTGGGCTCAATGCGTGTCCTATTCCAATTCCTCCGTAAACTTCAGGAGCTACACCTTCAGGGGAGCCAACTTCAGAAAGGCCTTCAGAAGTGTGTTCTGTTTGATCTTCAAAAGAAACACAAGAACAACCGAGCTCCCCACCTTTAACACAGAGAAGAACTTTCTTTCATCCCAACTTTAG
- the zgc:153044 gene encoding dual specificity protein phosphatase 18, which yields MPGRAGGLGGFAQITEYLYIGNSRTASDSSVIRSLNITCVINTTLDVSNTKIPNVDYMHVPVTDDPQSRLCDYFDSVADKIQHVSDEDGRVLLHCNAGVSRSATLCLAYLMKHRHLTLAEAHALLKSLRPIVRPNSGFWRQLIEYECKLHGKNTVSMINSPLGHIPDLYERETRGLIPL from the coding sequence ATGCCAGGAAGAGCAGGTGGACTCGGTGGGTTTGCTCAAATAACGGAGTATTTGTACATCGGCAACAGCAGAACAGCAAGCGACTCTTCGGTCATTCGTTCACTCAACATTACATGTGTTATTAACACAACTCTGGACGTAAGCAACACAAAGATTCCCAATGTGGATTACATGCACGTGCCTGTCACTGATGATCCTCAGTCCAGACTCTGTGACTATTTTGACAGTGTTGCTGATAAGATACAGCATGTGAGTGATGAAGACGGACGCGTGCTGCTTCACTGTAACGCAGGCGTCAGTCGCTCGGCGACGCTGTGTCTGGCGTATCTGATGAAGCACCGTCATCTGACGCTAGCAGAGGCGCACGCGCTGCTCAAATCACTCAGACCCATAGTGAGACCCAACAGCGGCTTCTGGAGGCAGCTGATCGAGTACGAGTGCAAATTACATGGCAAAAACACTGTCAGTATGATAAACTCGCCCCTCGGACACATTCCAGATCTGTATGAGAGAGAAACAAGAGGCTTGATTCCACTTTAG
- the mapkapk5 gene encoding MAP kinase-activated protein kinase 5 isoform X2, producing MSEDTSVDRFIKETSILEEYNINWTQKLGAGISGPVRVCVKKSAQERFALKILIDRPKARNEVRLHMMCASHPNIVKIMEVYANSVQFPHESSPRARLLIVMEMMEGGELFHRISQHKHFTEKMASQVTKQISLALQHCHSLNIAHRDLKPENLLFKDNSLDAPVKLCDFGFAKIDQGDLMTPQFTPYYVAPQVLEAQRRHQKEKSGIIPTSPTPYTYNKSCDLWSLGVIVYVMLCGYPPFYSKHHSRTIPKDMRKKIMTGSFDFPEEEWSQISEMAKDIVRKLLKVKPEERLTIEGMLAHPWLNCTEALDNVLPSAQMMMDKAHAEQLANMRIQDLNVNLKPLNSVNNPILRKRKLLGTKPSDELFINDPENEVQDTNVALEKLRDVIAQCILPQAGDNEDEKLNEVMHEAWRFNRDCKLLRDGLQGLSWDGRSFSDKVDRLKLAEIVKQAIEEKTNLQDSQ from the exons GAGACATCCATCTTGGAAGAGTATAACATCAATTGGACACAGAAGCTAGGAGCTGGGATCAGTGGTCCTGTGAG GGTATGTGTGAAGAAGTCAGCACAAGAACGGTTTGCCCTGAAAATTTTGATTGACAGACCCAAAGCCCGCAATGAG gtTAGGCTACATATGATGTGTGCCTCTCACCCCAACATTGTGAAAATAATGGAGGTGTATGCCAACAGTGTACAGTTTCCCCATGAATCCAGTCCAAG GGCAAGGTTACTGATTGTCATGGAAATGATGGAAGGTGGCGAGTTGTTCCACAGAATCAGTCAGCACAAGCACTTTACAGAGAAGATGGCCAGCCAGGTCACTAAACAG ATAAGCCTTGCATTACAACACTGTCATTCATTAAATATTGCACATCGAGACCTGAAACCAGAGAACCTGCTCTTCAAGGACAATTCACTG GATGCTCCTGTAAAACTGTGTGATTTTGGTTTTGCCAAAATCGACCAAGGTGATTTAATGACCCCACAGTTCACGCCGTACTATGTAGCACCGCAG GTGCTGGAGGCACAGAGACGCCACCAGAAAGAAAAGTCTGGAATTATTCCTACCTCACCCACGCCTTACACATACAACAAG AGCTGTGACTTATGGTCCTTAGGGGTGATCGTCTATGTAATGCTCTGCGGATATCCTCCATTTTACTCCAAACACCACAGCCGTACTATCCCAAAAGATATGCGCAAAAAAATCATGACTGGCAGCTTTGACTTCCCAGAGGAGGAGTGGAGTCAAATATCTGAAATGGCCAAGGACATTGTTCGCAA GCTACTTAAAGTAAAGCCCGAGGAGAGACTAACCATAGAGGGAATGTTAGCCCATCCCTGGCTCAACTGCACTGAAGCGCTGGACAATGTGCTTCCGTCTGCTCAAATGATGATGGACAAG GCCCATGCTGAACAACTTGCCAACATGAGGATACAGGACCTGAATGTCAATCTAAAGCCACTCAACTCAGTCAACAACCCCATTTTGAGAAAGAGAAAGCTACTTGG CACCAAACCTAGTGATGAACTTTTCATCAATGATCCTGAGAATGAGGTACAAGACACCAACGTGGCTCTGGAAAAACTACGAGATGTAATCGCACAGTGCATCTTACCACAGGCTG GTGACAATGAGGATGAGAAGCTAAATGAAGTTATGCATGAAGCGTGGCGATTCAATCGAGATTGTAAACTACTCAGAGATGGTTTGCAAGGGTTAAGTTGGGATG GTAGATCATTTTCAGACAAAGTAGATCGCTTAAAGCTGGCTGAAATTGTCAAACAGGCCATTGAAGAAAAGACAAATTTACAGGACTCCCAATAG